DNA sequence from the Phoenix dactylifera cultivar Barhee BC4 chromosome 13, palm_55x_up_171113_PBpolish2nd_filt_p, whole genome shotgun sequence genome:
CTGCCTTGGTGATCTTGGCACCAGTTGGATCCTTCTTCTCCACGCTCTTGATGACACCCACTGCCACTGTCTGGCGCATGTCCCTCACAGCAAATCGACCAAGAGGTGGGTACGCAGAGAAGGTCTCGACAACCATGGGCTTGGTGGGAATCATCTTAACAAAACCCGCATCaccatttttcaaaaatttgggCTCCTTCTCAAGCTCCTTCCCTGATCGTCTGTCAATCTTGGTGAGGATCTCAGAAAACTTAACAGCAATGTGTGAGGTGTGGCAATCAAGGACAGGGGCATAGCCATTGCCAATCTGTCCAGGATGGTTCATAATGATGACCTGAGAAGTGAAGCTGGCAGCCTCCTTGGCAGGATCATCCTTTGAGTTTGATGCAACATAACCTCTCTTGAGATCCTTGACAGCAACATTCTTCACATTGAAGCCCACATTGTCACCAGGGAGAGCTTCCTGGAGGGCTTCATGGTGCATTTCAACTGACTTGACTTCAGTTGTCAGACCCGAGGGACCAAAAGTAACAACCATACCAGGTTTGAGGGTACCAGTTTCAACTCGTCCAACTGGGACAGTGCCAATACCTCCAATCTTGTAGACATCCTGAAGAGGAAGGCGAAGGGGCTTGTCTGAGGGCCTCTTTGGCTCCTGGATCAGGTCAAGGGCCTCAAGAAGGGTCGGACCCTTGTACCAGTCCAGGTTGGTGGACCTCTCAATCATGTTATCGCCTTCAAACCCAGAGATGGGAACAAAGGGAATCTTCTCAGGATTGTAACCAACCTTCTTCAAGTAGGAAGAAACTTCCTTGACAATTTCATCATACCTAGCCTTCGAGTACTTCGGAGTAGTGGCATCCATCTAGAACAGTGAAGCATCACAAATAAACAAGGGCATATaatcaaaaaacaaagagaCTTTGATAGGTTACACACTTCAAGGAAGAAATTGCACCAAAAAAATAGACGAAAGAAGTTCAGCGTAAATTAGCATATTGGTAAGAAAAAACTCATGACGAATTTGAACCCAAACCTTCTAATCTGAACATGAATTGCGCATGCATCTAAC
Encoded proteins:
- the LOC103706659 gene encoding elongation factor 1-alpha-like; translation: MGKEKVHINIVVIGHVDSGKSTTTGHLIYKLGGIDKRVIERFEKEAAEMNKRSFKYAWVLDKLKAERERGITIDIALWKFETTKYYCTVIDAPGHRDFIKNMITGTSQADCAVLIIDSTTGGFEAGISKDGQTREHALLAFTLGVKQMICCCNKMDATTPKYSKARYDEIVKEVSSYLKKVGYNPEKIPFVPISGFEGDNMIERSTNLDWYKGPTLLEALDLIQEPKRPSDKPLRLPLQDVYKIGGIGTVPVGRVETGTLKPGMVVTFGPSGLTTEVKSVEMHHEALQEALPGDNVGFNVKNVAVKDLKRGYVASNSKDDPAKEAASFTSQVIIMNHPGQIGNGYAPVLDCHTSHIAVKFSEILTKIDRRSGKELEKEPKFLKNGDAGFVKMIPTKPMVVETFSAYPPLGRFAVRDMRQTVAVGVIKSVEKKDPTGAKITKAAAKKK